Proteins encoded in a region of the Canis lupus dingo isolate Sandy chromosome 17, ASM325472v2, whole genome shotgun sequence genome:
- the LOC112664608 gene encoding bublin coiled-coil protein-like: MGRVEAREPLRDVDGKHQRNISGSVLKKNFKRALPAPRSIPRLHLPPAPAVRGTLAAPEPTKSGPNGDLALPVEAGAEGEDDGFGEAEYAAINSMLDQINSCLDHLEEKNDHLHAHLQELLESNWQTRLEFQQQLGEAPPDASP, encoded by the exons ATGGGTAGAGTAGAGGCCAGAGAGCCTTTGAGAGATGTGGATGGGAAGCACCAGAGGAACATCTCAGGAAGTG ttcttaaaaaaaattttaaaagagctcTTCCGGCGCCGCGTTCCATCCCGCGCCTCCACCTTCCACCAGCGCCGGCTGTCCGCGGGACCCTCGCGGCGCCGGAGCCCACAAAGTCGGGCCCCAACGGGGACCTGGCCTTGCCGGTGGAGGCGGGCGCGGAAGGCGAGGACGACGGCTTCGGGGAAGCAGAATATGCTGCCATCAACTCCATGTTGGACCAGATCAACTCCTGTCTAGACCACCTAGAGGAGAAGAATGACCACCTCCATGCCCACCTCCAGGAGCTGCTTGAGTCCAACTGGCAGACACGCCTTGAGTTCCAGCAACAGCTTGGGGAGGCCCCTCCTGATGCCAGTCCTTAG